From the Pirellulales bacterium genome, one window contains:
- a CDS encoding sigma-54 dependent transcriptional regulator → MSEHPQPSRSARGAGGDSQQLGTDWVLGQTPQIRRIAEHAQRVSDVQCTVLISGETGTGKEVWARYVHCAGPRKSRAFVPVNCAALTPTLAESQLFGHERGAFTGAAGSSLGHFRAAEGGIVFLDEVGEMPMELQPKLLRVLQEREVTPVGASHPVRVDVQVIAATNRDLEREVLEGRFREDLYYRLNLVELRVPPLRERMADIPEFVEHLSRFFSKRYTRPHWKPDAETLHRFCEYDWPGNIRQLSHVIEQSYVLDCAPMLPAAVNDHRVASRLPHLNLERLRREAVVQALRSTRGHKGRAARLLGVHANTLTRMLAQLHLGAVDNTSDEDLQSAAR, encoded by the coding sequence ATGAGTGAACACCCGCAACCCAGCCGCAGCGCGCGTGGCGCAGGCGGCGACTCTCAACAGCTTGGCACGGATTGGGTGCTTGGACAAACGCCCCAGATTCGGCGCATCGCCGAGCACGCCCAGCGCGTCTCCGACGTGCAATGCACGGTTTTGATCAGCGGCGAGACGGGAACTGGCAAGGAAGTGTGGGCACGCTATGTCCACTGCGCCGGACCACGAAAATCACGGGCATTTGTACCGGTCAACTGCGCGGCGCTCACCCCCACATTGGCGGAAAGCCAACTCTTTGGCCACGAACGTGGCGCGTTTACGGGCGCGGCGGGCAGTTCGCTCGGCCACTTCCGCGCAGCAGAAGGGGGCATCGTTTTCCTGGACGAAGTGGGCGAAATGCCCATGGAATTGCAGCCGAAACTGCTGCGTGTGTTGCAAGAGCGCGAAGTGACGCCAGTGGGCGCCTCGCACCCGGTGCGGGTCGACGTGCAGGTGATTGCTGCGACCAATCGCGATTTGGAACGCGAGGTGCTGGAAGGGCGATTCCGAGAGGATCTCTACTATCGGCTTAATCTGGTCGAGTTGCGGGTGCCACCGCTGCGGGAGCGCATGGCGGACATTCCGGAGTTTGTCGAGCATCTGTCGCGGTTTTTTTCGAAGCGATACACGCGTCCGCATTGGAAGCCGGACGCGGAGACGTTGCACCGTTTTTGTGAATATGACTGGCCGGGAAATATCCGCCAATTGTCGCACGTGATCGAGCAGTCGTACGTTTTGGATTGCGCGCCGATGTTGCCGGCGGCGGTGAACGACCATCGGGTCGCGAGCCGTTTGCCGCATTTGAATCTGGAGCGACTGCGGCGTGAGGCGGTGGTCCAAGCGCTGCGCAGCACACGTGGCCATAAGGGTCGAGCTGCTCGTCTGCTGGGTGTCCACGCCAATACGCTGACGCGGATGCTTGCGCAGCTTCACCTGGGCGCTGTCGACAATACGAGCGACGAAGACCTGCAATCGGCCGCTCGCTAG